The Arvicola amphibius chromosome 6, mArvAmp1.2, whole genome shotgun sequence DNA window TCAAAATACcccctctcttcatttttttccccagtaaggtctcacatagcccaggctggcctcactcacTTTGaactgatcctgctgcctccacctcccaagtgctgggattacaggagcatgccaccatacctggcttataAAGAGTATGGGATGAAACTCGGGGCCTTGTGCATGCAGGACAGGCAAGTCCTCGGCCGACTGAGCAATGTCCTCGGCCTGATTCTCTGGCCTAGAAGGCCATCTGGAGATTAGTTCAGACAGAAAGACTAGAAACAGGCAAACGTGGGAAGGGAAGAGCCGCATACCCTCACCACCTATGTCTGGCTGAGTCACCAGTTTTGACACAGCTCGCTGGAGATTCACCCACACAGAaactacacacacaaagaacactcCCTGAAAATATCACAGGATGATTAAGCCATCCGGTGAACATGCTTGGGTCTCTTTCTGGGACCTTGAATAGCAAaattactttgatttttaaaagttgttttggttCAAGGGTTATAGTAACCACATTTTCCCCTTGGATACTTCCCTGTTCGTGAATCACCTTATAATTtcacctaaagaaaaaaaattgtgggcttagagaaatggctcagccgaTAAGAGGCCtccctgctctggcagaggactaGAGCTCCttttcaaaaacccacaccacatggctcacagctgcctgtgtaACTCCTGCTctgggacagccagtgctctcttctgacttctcgTGGCACCTGTACAACAGAGAGACACAAATAAGAAGGACATaaacctaaaacaacaacaacaacaaagcccagCATCTTACTGTAAGGAAATAAGACCGACACTTTAAAATTCTCCCTCAGCCTTGGTTGACAGAGAACCTTTAACAGTGTAACTCTGAAAGCCCCTGGATCCCGACTACAGCTGTTGGTGCTTGTCCTCGTGCCTGCATTTGACTTTGCTTGAGTGTTTGTCCTTCTGCTTAATTAGTAGACTTGAAGCTTTGCTTGGAACTCTGACTCTTTAAGTCCTGaacttttatctttaatttttattttatttattgttattgttatttgtgtgtgtgtgtgtgtgtgtgtgtgtgtgtgtgtgcatgccatggttTGCATGTTggggccagaagacaacttgggaGTAAGATTGCTCCTTCTACTGAGATccggagattgaactcaggtggtcaggcttagATCTTAACCACAAACAGCTTAAGCCACGGAGCCATCTTGGTGGCTTGAAGTTTGTTTCTACATAGAAAGGCAAGATCCCTCCATGTCTCAACACAGGCCACTGAAGCTCCTCGGGGGACTCCTCAGGGTGTGCACCCAGGCAGTGTAGAATCCTATCCTTCCTGTAGATGACTTGGCCGATGGTGTGGGAGAGAAGCTGAAGGCTTCCAGACTCAGGCTGGACAGACATTCCATAGTGGCTCCTGAATTAGCCACTATGGCAGGTGCATGGGAGAAAAACAACGTTATTAACTGTTGATGTGGGAACAGAAAAGTGACTACCCGTGGGTGTGATGAGAGCTGAGGGCTTATATTCTGCCCCCGTGGGGGAAAGGCAGGTTCAGTTCACTTGCTGGAGATCAGCAGGTCCTTGGAGGAATACACAGGAGATTGAGGAGGCTCTGGCAGTTTGTCTGGGGCCTGTGAAAGTCCATCTTCTCTGGTTGATGAATCTCTGTTCATGGCAGTCCAGTTCCCTCAGCAAACCGGCCTCCAGGCAGCTATGGGGAAGTGCAAAGGAAATCTCCTGTATTTGCTGTTTTCCAAGTGCTTCCAATGCAAAATTAAACAGCGTACCAAAAATGGCATATTCTTGGATCCTATCTTGGGTTCCTTCACTGCTTTGTACTCCACTgatcaagaataagaccactgCAATGTGtaaagccaaatttgaaacaGGCTTTAATCAAatactggccaggtccatacccagcTTCTCTGGAAATGGCCCAGAATCAAGGACGGcaaaggcttaagaaagaaaattaataaatatgtttGGGTCTAATAAAGGAAGAGCCACAAATCAACTCTATATTCAGCcttcaaataaaatagaatagtaTGAAACAAGTTTAATGTTATCTACACCAGAAAGACACCCAAACTCCTTCCTGCTAATCTGAATCCAGTGACCAGAGAGCTCAGAGATGAATTCTGAGCCCTGACCATAAATGCAGCCCTGTGGTCATTGGCAGCTGGCACTCAAAAGCAGCAAAAATATCTGAcccatttctgtctcagctccatgcttGCAACAAAACTTacaaacacaccagaaaacaaagacaaaactttCCAACAAAACAGGGAGACACAACTTTtgagaaaaatagacaaaactttccAAGAAGACAAGCAAAACTTTCCATGGGAAACAAAACCTTTCCAACCAGAACCAGAAACAAATGGGTGGGTGATGTCTAGCTCTGTGCTCTGATGGGAGAATACTGGGGTCTTGTCGACCTCCCTCCACATCTGAGTGATGTCTAGCTCTGTGCCCTGGATGGGAGAATACTGGGGTCTTGTCGACCCCCCTCCACATCTGAGTGATGTCTAGCTCTGTGCCCTGGATGGGAGAATACTGGGGTCTTGTCGACCCCCCTCCACATGTGGGTGATGTCTAGCTCTGTGCCATGGATGGGAGAATACTGGGGTCTTGTCAACCCCCGCCCCACATCTGGGTGATGTCTATCTATATGttcataagcttttaatatgtctaaaatttctttcttttcaaaaactccagggagccaattggaCCTATCCAAACAGACCAAACTTGCCCAggataagtatcatttaattcttcccttattaTTCCTGGTCTCGGAAACTCCTGGGAaattctcccctccaccccccacccccaaaaaaaccctccatcttccttccatcttgggactctcTTTCCTTAATCACCAGGATCTAAAATTTGTCCAgtcataattttctgcctttacAGCATCTTGCGAGGCCCAAGCTGCCAGTCAGCGAGTTCCACAGAGCCccccaaaacacaaaagtaatcagcCACCACAGGACGTGGTCAAGCACCTCAACTCTTCGACacccacaaaatcagcaaaaaGCAGTCTCAAGAGACCTGACgatgcccacaaaatcagcaggaagcagtcacgAGAGACCTGACGATGCCCCATTccacccattaaagaccccaaattccccaaattttataataaacaaaagggtagAATGTTATGATTTTTAGTGAACCAACATAGCTGgcacttccaggttccagggccacACGTGtgcggacaagccctcaggcaaaaATATGTGCGTCATGGTTGCGTCATCTACGTATGACACAGCTACGTAAGCCCTTGCGAGCTCCGTCATCTGATCTGACTTAGCTACGACATccccctgtgcgcatgtgctaggcagcctttaaaagctggactcgccatcttcagccctctctctctctgcacaccgacttccccaggcctgtacacgtcTCCtgtaataaactcctaagcgggtttgttgcgtgtttcgtgtttccttctcactcgcgcCAGGCAGTTTCACATGTGATACTTGATCACTTACATCCAGTATGgattgagtaaaaaaaaaaacttgtttatgGGAGTGAAAATATGTGGCTTGTCATTGCCCATACGCAAGCCTCTAGCATTTCAGAAActctctgtccttgggcaaggggcttgtcaatcagaggcatttttgtttcacgGATCTCaaaggcatagtaattaaaacttaaaatgcaaCTTTGACTCTTAACGACTGTCTCTAACTTTTAATGGTTTTCTGCAACTTTTtgcattactttttatttttgttttatgtgtctgagtgcttcgcctgcacgtatgtatgtataccgCATGTGTGACTGCTGCCTGTGGAAGCCTAAAGATTCCGaccccttagaactggagttacagaggtttgtgagccactttgtgggtgctgaggacaaGAGCAGTCAGCCAGCTCTCTCAAcgactctgagccatctttccaactcccactttttaatttttaaaacacagcacttgggagttatTTATCTCGATTCCTGAGGTTTTGGGTGTGCCGGTACATGCTGACCCACAAGAGTTTCTCCTCAAGCTTGGCAGGGAGATGGAACTCTCTTACTGTAGAAACTTCTGGACCCGCGCAGGGCCTGCACAGCTTTAACACTCTGGCTCTACTTGTGCAACATGAGACCTGCCCTCAATTTTCTTCCAGAACTCCAGAATATAGGCGGTGGAGGTCCACACCCAGAACACAAGGGCCCTGGTTCCTACAGCCGGCCTATTCCGGCTAGGGGCAGAATAGCCCTTCCCCTTCCTAACTCACTCCCCTTCAGAGGCGTCTTCTAGACTGGACTGGAGGCAAAGAGGCAAAAGAGGGCGTGCCTTTTGGCTTGTGAGGGCGGATCAGAGAGGGCAGCCTGGAAAGCTGTAAGGCTTTTCTGGAGAGGGGAGGGGCGTGTTTGGAGAGGTGGGAGGAAATGGGCATGGCAAagccctggggggaggggggagtaggCGGGTGTAGGATGTAGCTGGGCGGTTTGCACAAGGGTGGGACCCGGCTCCTGTGGAcggggtggggcggggctggTGGGCGGGACAAAACTCGGGTCCACGGAACAGCACAGGGGTGTACtcggtggggtggaatggggcgCTTGCGTAGGATGGGGTATGGCGGAGCTGAACAGGTCATGGGTGTTTGGACAGGTCCTGAGTGAGCGAGACAGGACGCAGGTGGGCGAGCTGGAGAGGGGCAGGGCTCAGGTGGATGATGTGGGGCGCGGGTAAGTAGAGGGGGTCTTGGGTAGGCGAGACAGGATGAGGTAGAATAGAAGGTGGGAGGGGTTGATGGCGTGACTGCTTCTGGAGCAGGGCACCCACCTGTCACTGCTGCGGCCGCAGCTTGTGGAATAACTGGTGAATGCTAGCTCCTCCCGTGGGCTCAAGGTGAGCTGCTCCGCGGGAGGCGGGGCTGCAAGGCGCCGTGTGCTGCGCGAGGTTCTGCATGCTCTGCCCACAGACGGGTGGTAGCACAGTCTAGGGACTTGTCTCTTAGTGGTGTCTTCCACAAACCAGGTTCCAGGGCTATGGTGGACGTGCTGAGCGGGCGGCGCCTGGTGACCCGCGAGGGCGCGGTGGTGGAGGCGGAGGCCGTGCTGCAGAACAAGGTGGTAGCCCTGTACTTTGCAGCGGGCCGATGCGCCCCCAGCCGCGACTTCACGCCGCTGCTCCGCGACTTCTACACCGCGCTGGTGAGCGAGGCACGGCGGCCTGCACCCTTCGAGGTGGTGTTCGTGTCGGCGGACGGCAGCGCTGAGGAGATGCTGGACTTCATGTGCGAGCTTCACGGCGCCTGGCTGGCACTGCCCTTCCAGGACCCCTACAGGCAGTAAGTGGGGACCCGGTGGACGTGGGCACCGAACCGGAGCTCTGACTTGCCCAGACCTCCTCTCCTTCACCATGCTGCTCTTTCAGACTCTGGTCCTTAACTTCATACCCTGCTTTTTTTCCTGTTCAGGAAAAATTGACCCCAATGCGGGTCAACTCCAAGGAGTTTTGGTTTCAGCATCCACGGGGATCCAGCCCTCCCGTGCTTCTGTCTTTCACGTTTGGGGTTTCAGAGATCCTCATTCCCCAGGAGCTCCGGGGCTGGTTCTGGTGCTAGCTTGCATCCCTTAGCTAGTCTTCTTGATAAGTGTTCAGGAAGAAGGTCGAGAAGCCACCGGCCTGAGTGGGAGCTGCTGATCGCAACCTGTGTCCACAGAGCTGCATCGGGGGCGGGTACTCTGGGGAAGGGGCGGGGCTCAGAGCGGGAGGTGTTGACCATCTTTGTGATTTTAGTTTTACTGATAATGATGAGGTTCGGTAACTATAAGTTTCAGTAACATGAACGCTATTGCAATACATGTAGGAGGAAAGAGGGGTGGGCAGATGTTAGAGCAGACAGGGCTAGAGAGTTCAACGAAAAGAGCCCCAGGAAAGAGCTAGGCATGGCCCGGTACTGGGAGtgccatggtggtggtggtggtggtgggggtggtggtggtggtggtggtggtggtggtggtggtggtggtgggggtggtggtggtggtggtatctCCTGAGATGGAAGAGTTCAGATGGAGGTCTCAGCACAAGCCTCCACCCCGCCCCTTCTAGAACAGATGTCAGTTTATCTTCTGGTTCTGGGTCTTGGGCTTGTTATCCAGCTGCTGAGCTACCTGTGAGTCCTTTCTGAAAAACGAAGCACGGGCAATTTTGCGACATTCCGTAGATTCATAACAACTCTTATTCCGTGTTTGTTTGTGGATGCATTTGTGGGTGCATGCcagtagagatcagaggacaatctctGCGTTATTTCTCAAAtgtcatccaccttgttttttgagacaggttctctaactgtcctggaaatcactgagTTGGCTAGGCTGGTGGGCCAGGGAGCTCTAgggatccaccagtctctgctccCCGCCCCACCTCCCGcaccagctctgggattacaagccagccagctttttatgtggtttTGAGGTCTGACTCTATGTCTGCATGCTTgcaaaacactttactgactgagccatctcctctacTTTTCCTAAACTCATTCTCTTTGGTGATTCCCAGGGAGGTGGAGAGCCCAGGGGAAGCTGCTTAGCCTTGGAGGTTATGAGACCTCACTCACTTCGGCACCATGAAAATCCCATTGATAGTAAGTCTAAGTGGCAGCTGATTACCTTTGTCTGAGGTCGCACTTGAGGAGAGCTTTGCGTGATGTGCTTTGAAATGGGGTCTGACTATGGCAGGCACTCAATTATGCATAGCTTTTGAAAGGACACACTTGTTTTGCAGTTGAGATGGTGATGGTGTTGGTAATTAGGCAGAGAGCTCAggttccacccccacccccacccccagagactaAGGCTCTGGGTTCCCCATGAGGATTGTGGGAAAGCAGTTTTATGGCTGAGTAAAGAGAAGCATAAAGAATGGGGTGACCTCGTCTGTGAAAGGGATCTGTATTTATTCCTTTTctaattgctgtgacaaaatatttgacaaaacacCTGCAGAGCACCTGGGGCGGGGGCTCAGTGAATAAGAGTGCAAGTATGAGGCcgtgagttcaaatctccagcacttaaaacaaaaagcagacaTGGCTGCCTGTACTTGTAACCCCGGCAATGGGTGGGTCTAGTCAGCCTGATCCTGGGAACACGCTGGTCAGCCAGGCTGGCTGAAACAGCCAGCCGCAGTGGTTCAGTGGGAAAACCATCTCCAGAGAATAACGTGGGGAGTAAAAAGACACCTGCTGTATCcatccctctggcctctgcctgcatGGGTGCACCGCCCTCCCcacagaataaaagaaactaagggggaagggtttatttggcttttttcaAACCACAGTTTGAAAGTGGTCTGTCACTGTGGCAGAAGCATGAGGAGGTGGGGGTCACTTTGTGCCTGCAGTCTGGAGCCAGAGAGCAAGGAACACTGGTGCCAAACTTACTTTGGCCTTTCCATTCATTCAGTCAGGAAGGACCCCAGCCCGTGGAACGGTGCCTCCCAGTTAACGGGGTTCTTTTGAACTCAGTTAAAACAATTTACAAATCTCCCCACAAATTTGTCCAGAAGTTTGTCTCCTAGATGACTGTAGGATCCCGCCAAACTGACAATAGATACTTACCATCCCAGGCTCCTCGCAGGGGCAGCTGGTGACAGATCAGCGTGCTGGCCTATGTCCTAATTCCCAGATGTGCCGCTGAGACAGTCCAGTTCTCCTGGGGTCTCCCTTTGTGCCTTGGCTGAAGTCCTTTACCGGGGTGACTGGCCGCCCCATCTGTACACTGACTCTCTTGAGAAGGGTGTTACTCTGGAGACCGCGtagatttcttccttccttgctcatCAGTTCCCGAGCCTTTGTACTCCAGGTGACGACAAATGAGCGGCTGCGAGCACAGGTTAGCCTGGCTCACCTAGTCTTCATTTCTAGAGGGATTTTCCTTTTGCAAACTTAGTTATCTGTCCTTGTCCTTCCTTAACCTTGATGTTGCTCTGTGCAGACCAGGAAGTAGAATATTCTGAGGGGAGGCTAAGTTAGCTTGGATTTTTGGAAACAGGTCATGGGCCAAAGGAAAGAGGCCACCACTGGGGAGAAGGGAGCATTTCGTGGAACATCCCAGAGGTATTTGGGGAAGCTGCCCTCTGCTGTAGGGGGCAAGGCACAGGAAGATCATAGAGGCCCCAACTGGGAAGTGACCCAGGACAGGACCCTTCTGTAACTACTGTCCCTCAATTCCTGAAGAGCCACCTAAGGGAGGAGAAGGGTAATTTTCACCTACCGAGAAAATTACTTGTGGCTGAGATTACTGTGGCATGGCTGGAGGCTGGTGCACCTGTAGGAAGGAAACACCCCAAGCCCTTACCTTGCCCTCCAAATTATGTGGCTGCATTCCAGTGTAGCCCTGTCCCCTGACACAGCAACAGATACTGTGTTCAGTCCGGAGAGGCCTCTGTTTAATACCAGTGTGTCCCTGAAATGAGATCTGGGTGCTGTCTGGAGCTGTCTCCTCTGCGCAGACGTCCCAGTGCAGGTGACTGAGAAGAGGGCCTATTAACATGAGGAGGATTACAGAGGCATGAACCAGTGCTCCCTGCAGGCATTTTTTTCAGAGTGACAGTTTCATCTTACCCCATTCTCTGTGACTGGGATTATCTGTCTAggaagagatcctcctgcctcagcctcttgagcatGGGCTTTACAGTTATGCATATGTGGCAGAACCAGGTCTCAAAGCAGCGGCAGGCATTCGTGCTATAGGTGCCACTTCCAAGCGAACCCTTGAAGACCTTACAGTGACCTCCTTGCAATGCTGGTCCTCAAGGGCCGGGATGTGGACAGATTCCAAGGTGCCTAGCAGGCATCTTCCCCTTGTGCCAGCCCACCCTCTGACCTGCCTTCTTAGAATGTGGCTGGGTGCTGGGGAACCTCCTACCCGCTGACATGTTTGGAACAGTAGAAgagtagaccagcctggccttcatTTCTTGGTAGACAGCGGCTCGGGGTTGGTTCTCTGATTCAGATCGCTAGGTCGCCCAGGTTTCCACTTCACTGGCTCTTGGATCCAAGGCAGCTCTTCTCTGGCTCAACCTCATTCCAAGTCCTTTTTAGATGAGGTCTCACAGTCTCCTTATGTTGCCCACGCTGGTCACAACTGCATGAGCTAAAGCAATCCCTCTGCCTCATCGAGTAGCAGGAACTACAAGCTACTTGAGTTTTggataattgcatttatttatagtACCACAAGAATGTCATTGTATCTTCAACATGAGATTTATATATCTAAAGGGGACTGGTTCTTGGCTCCCCTGTGGATGCTGAAACCGAAGGGAATTCACATCCCTATATAAAACGGCGGAGTTTGCACAGAACCTACACACAGCCCCTTCTTCTCAGCCCTGCAGCAGTGCTAACCTTCTGCTCTCCTGTCTTTAGTGAACTGAAGAAGAGGTACGACATCACAGCCATCCCCAAGCTCGTGGTCATCAAACCCAATGGAGCCGTCATCACCAACAAAGGGCGGAAACAGATCCGGGAGCGTGGGTTAGCTTGCTTTCAGAACTGGGTGGAAGCAGCCGATGTTTTTCAGAACTTCTTGGGGTGAATCTGGAGGGACTAGGGCAGACGCTTGCTGTAAGTGCAGACCAAAAGAGTTGCTTGTTCTTTTCTCTGCTGGGGGATTTCATAGTAGAGGCACCAAAGTAGGACAAAAGGCAGATGCTGCCCGGGAAAGGACTACACCCTCCCTCTGCGGGTCCCAGAGTTCCTCTGGTGtggacttttgtttttatagctttCTCCACCCGTGCCTAGGCCCCAGGACACATCGACAATGTGCTATCAAAAATCTATGCAAGATGCTCATTTCTACAGTCTTTCTTGGTAAATTGATCTATGAGGCGATGCATTTTCTGATGACATATCACATTTTAGTGATGCCTTGGTAAGtgtatttattaatcatgtttgtAGAATGTATAGTTTAATAAACCAACACTCACACCTTGAGCagctcagttttcttctttttccttccaaacCACACATCAACAGAAGGACGAGTCAATAAACATCGTGCTTAAGCTGGCATTCACCTGAGGGGGTGGTGCTAACTGTGTACTTGGTCTTGGAAGATTTTTCTaacctttgtcttttctctctctctctctctctctctctctctctccttttcttcctcctcctcttcctttttcttttcttcttatttttcttctctttggaaggcttgctttttgcttttcctcccactatcttcttccctccttcctcttttttttcctgaattgaGGATTGAGTCCACAGCCTTGCCCctgataggcaagcactctatctgcccctctgtgaatgtgtgtgttttatatatgtacatggtTTGTGAGGgggtatgcatgtacatgtgtgagcatgtgggcAGATGTCCAGTGTCTTCCCCAAtgattctttacctttttacatttttatacttctttttattttatttttttttgatacttctttttaataatgtgtatatgtgtgcctatgtgtgtgcatgtgcctgtcgaggccaaaagagggcatcagatgccctggggctggagttagagGCGATTGTGAGCTGACAGATGTATGTTAGGAACTGGACTCTTTTGTCTCCTAGAAGAGCAGCaatggctcttaaccactgggccctTTCTGTAGCTTCCTCACCTTTTGCTTTTTATATAGTGCTGAGGAATAATCCAGGGCCTTGGGCACGCCAAGCAAGCACACTACTGCTGAGTTTCACCCCAAATCCTCTTCTTTGTTCTGTGAGGCCCCTCACCTGAAGCTCcctgattcagctaggctggccagccataAGCTGTCTCTACTCCCCAGAGCTGGCGTTACAGATGACACTGTCACCTCTGGCTTCACATGGTCCTGGGGATCCATTCAAGTCCTCATGCATGTACAACAGGCATGTTGCCGAATGAGCCATTACCCCATCCCTTCACCAACGAGTccctcctttttatctttttttttaatttaaatttaaattttttttgagatagggtttctctgtagctttagagcctgtcctggaactaactctgtagactagactggccttgaccttacagggatttgcctgtctctgcttcctgagtgctgggattaaaggtgtgcaccaccgttttacccccttttatttttaatagtatttGCAATAACATAGAAAGAAATTCATTCACATTTCAAAACTATAAAGTCATGCTCTGAATACTGGCACTTCACTCAGTGGCAATCTATATTTGCAACAGTGGCCCCAAAGGTTATAATGGGTAATATAATTTCACTATATTGTGGAATTTCTATTGCCTGATTAAATCTATGCTATTTGTACTATTCTAAAATTACATACTTTCCACTGTGTGTCTTTGGTGGTTAATACTGGTAGGtagacaggatctagaatcactcaAAAGACAAACCTCTAGATATATCTGTGAGGGCGTTTCTAGGTTGGGTTAACTGAGGTGTGAAAACTCACCCTGAATTTAGGTGTCACTGTCCCTTTGGATGGGGTCTGTCTTAGTCAccattttattgctgtggagagacaccatgactaaggcaactcttatgaaagaaacttCATTATTGGGGGCtcgcagtttcagaggtttagtccattattatcatggtgggaggcATGCCAGCATAAAGgcaggagcagtagctgagaactacatcctgatccataggcagaggGAGAGATTCTGAGCTAggcgtgggcttttgaaacctcaacacaccacacctcctaatccttttaatcctttcaaatagtgtctttctctggtgactaagcattcaaatccgtgagcctgtgtgtggtgtgctgtaTAGTTTTAGGCCAACTTGTCATTAACtaagtcatttgagaggagggaacctcaattgagaaaataccttcataAGACCGGGCTGTAGGCAAGGTTGTAGGGCACTtccttgattagtgattgatggggaagggcccagtccatggtgggtaaTGCTATCccttgggttggtggtcctgggttctataggaaatcAGGCTGAggaagtcatgaggagcaagccagtaagaaataTCCtaccacggcctctgcatcagctcctgcccccaggtttcTACCTCTTTCAGTTCCTGTTCTGGTTTCCTTCAATGACGGACTACAATGTgggagtataagccaaataaatcctttcctccccaactttttGGTCGTCATATTTTATAATAGTAATAGCAACCTAAGCTAAGAcagggcattcttattcaaagcaccatagcatctcagactgaataaaaatgagaaaatgaggacCGGGGAGTCAGTTCATTGGGTAAAGAGATCTCTGTGCAAGTGTGATGACCTAAATTCACATTCATAAAACTcacataaagccaggtgtggtaatgagcatctttaatcccagcgctgctGTAGTGAGATGgatggcagagacaggggaattgCCAGAAGTTTGCAGGTCAGTTAACCTTGGTTATATAGCAGCCAAAGAAGTCCTTTGTCCAGGTGAAGGTGACTGTAGAtgcactgtgaccagctgcctcaaactcCTACCACTGTGcctatagtggtttgaatgaaaatatgtCCCCCAAGGGCTTATGTGCTTGAACATTTGTttccccagttggtggcgctgtttgggggatgtttgggaggtgtggtcttgttgaaggaagtatgtcactggaggcaggTTTGGGGTTTTAAAAGATTCATGCcatttccacttttttttctctgcttgatGCTCATGAGTCAAGATGTGAGCGCTCAGAtgcctgttcctgctgccatgcctac harbors:
- the Nxnl2 gene encoding nucleoredoxin-like protein 2; the encoded protein is MVDVLSGRRLVTREGAVVEAEAVLQNKVVALYFAAGRCAPSRDFTPLLRDFYTALVSEARRPAPFEVVFVSADGSAEEMLDFMCELHGAWLALPFQDPYRHELKKRYDITAIPKLVVIKPNGAVITNKGRKQIRERGLACFQNWVEAADVFQNFLG